A stretch of Candidatus Symbiobacter mobilis CR DNA encodes these proteins:
- the rpoC gene encoding DNA-directed RNA polymerase subunit beta', whose amino-acid sequence MKSLLDFFKQVAPEEHFETIRIGMASPETIRSWSFGEVKKPETINYRTFKPERDGLFCAKIFGPIKDYECLCGKYKRLKHRGVICEKCGVEVTQTKVRRERMGHIDLAAPCAHIWFLKSLPSRLGLVLDMTLRDIERVLYFEAYVVTEGGMTPLKPYAILTEDEYAKHTQEYGDEFQAKMGAEAIKDLLQNMDIDDAIEKLRNDQTGSELKVKKNTKRLKLLEAFKKSGLKPEWMVLDVLPVLPPDLRPLVPLDGGRFATSDLNDLYRRVINRNSRLRRLLELKAPDIIARNEKRMLQEAVDSLLDNGRRGKAMTGANKRALKSLADMIKGKGGRFRQNLLGKRVDYSGRSVITVGPTLKLHQCGLPKLMALELFKPFIFARLEAMGIAATIKLAKKEVEAGTPVVWDILEEVITEHPILLNRAPTLHRLGIQAFEPILIEGKAIQLHPLVCAAFNADFDGDQMAVHVPLSVEAQMEARTLMLASNNVLFPSNGEPSIVPSQDVVLGLYYTTRERINARGEGMIFSDVGEVQRAFDAGQVEAGTRIHVRLTEYTRNKATGELEASTQLRDTTAGRALLSEILPKGLPFALINKALKKKEISRLINASFRKCGLKETVVFADRLLQYGFRLATRAGISISIDDMLVPPEKPAVIERAEIEVKEIAQQFTSGLVTAGERYNKVVDIWGKVGDEVSRVMMAQLSKEMVTDRHGKVVPQESFNSIYMMADSGARGSAAQIRQVAGMRGLMAKPDGSIIETPIRANFREGLNVLEYFISTHGARKGLADTALKTANSGYLTRRLVDVTQDLVVTQEDCGTHGGYIMRAVMEGGEVIESLRDRILGRTAADDIPHPETNEVLVDAGTLLDEDWLDELEAAGVDEVKVRTALTCETRFGICAKCYGRDLGRGGVVNLGEAVGVIAAQSIGEPGTQLTMRTFHIGGAASRAAVASRIESKSGGTVGFNATMRYVTNNQGDLVVISRSGEILIHDGHGRERERHKVPYGAVLSIKPDESVKAGAVLATWDPLTRPIITEYAGQVRFENLIEGQTLAKQVDEVTGVSTLVVIDPKRVGVARALRPQVKLLDAEGNEVRIPGTDHAVSIGFPVGALLHVRDGQEVGPGTVLARIPVEGQKTRDITGGLPRVAELFEARSPKDKGVLAEMTGTVSFGKETKGKLRLQITDPDGKVWDILVPKEKNILVHDGQIVNKGELIVDGPADPQDILRLLGAQELARYIVDEVQDVYRLQGVKINDKHIEVIVRQMLRRVVVDNPGESDYIAGEQVERSEILDTNDALLADSKIPATYHNVLLGITKASLSTDSFISAASFQETTRVLTEAAIMGKRDQLRGLKENVIVGRLIPAGTGLAYADARKVREKMEAEERDAIALAEAEEKDDSDADAAGAGEPV is encoded by the coding sequence ATGAAATCATTGCTCGACTTTTTCAAGCAGGTCGCACCGGAAGAACATTTCGAGACGATCCGCATCGGAATGGCCTCTCCCGAGACCATTCGCTCGTGGTCATTCGGGGAAGTCAAAAAGCCCGAAACCATCAACTACCGCACGTTCAAGCCCGAGCGCGACGGCCTGTTTTGCGCCAAGATTTTTGGCCCGATCAAGGACTACGAGTGCCTGTGCGGCAAGTACAAGCGCCTCAAGCACCGTGGGGTGATCTGCGAAAAGTGCGGAGTTGAAGTCACGCAGACCAAGGTGCGGCGCGAGCGCATGGGGCATATCGACCTGGCCGCGCCGTGCGCGCACATCTGGTTCCTCAAGTCCTTGCCCAGTCGGCTGGGGTTGGTGCTGGACATGACCTTGCGTGACATTGAGCGGGTGTTGTACTTTGAAGCCTATGTCGTTACCGAGGGGGGAATGACTCCCCTCAAGCCCTACGCCATCCTGACAGAGGATGAATATGCCAAGCATACGCAGGAGTATGGTGACGAGTTCCAGGCCAAGATGGGTGCGGAAGCCATCAAGGATCTGTTGCAAAACATGGATATCGACGATGCCATCGAGAAACTCCGCAATGACCAGACTGGGTCCGAACTCAAGGTCAAGAAAAACACCAAGCGGCTCAAGCTGCTGGAGGCTTTCAAGAAGTCCGGCCTCAAGCCAGAGTGGATGGTGCTTGACGTCTTGCCTGTCCTGCCTCCCGATTTGCGCCCTCTCGTTCCCCTCGATGGCGGGCGTTTTGCAACCTCCGACCTCAACGATCTTTACCGGCGTGTGATCAATCGCAACAGTCGGCTGCGTCGGCTGCTCGAACTCAAGGCGCCGGACATCATTGCCCGCAACGAAAAGCGGATGCTGCAAGAAGCCGTCGATAGCCTGCTCGACAACGGCCGCCGTGGCAAGGCGATGACCGGGGCCAACAAGCGGGCGCTCAAGTCGTTGGCGGACATGATCAAGGGCAAGGGAGGGCGCTTCCGCCAAAACCTGCTGGGCAAGCGTGTGGACTATTCAGGCCGGTCTGTAATTACGGTCGGCCCTACGCTCAAGCTCCACCAGTGCGGTTTGCCCAAACTGATGGCGCTGGAGTTGTTCAAGCCCTTCATTTTTGCCAGGCTGGAAGCCATGGGCATCGCGGCAACGATCAAGCTGGCCAAGAAAGAAGTCGAAGCCGGCACCCCCGTGGTGTGGGACATCCTCGAAGAAGTCATCACCGAACACCCGATCCTGCTCAATCGCGCTCCCACACTGCATCGGCTGGGTATCCAAGCCTTCGAACCCATCCTCATCGAAGGCAAGGCCATCCAGTTGCACCCGCTGGTTTGCGCTGCGTTCAACGCCGACTTCGACGGCGACCAGATGGCCGTACACGTGCCGTTGTCCGTCGAGGCACAGATGGAGGCGCGCACGCTGATGCTTGCTTCCAACAATGTGTTGTTCCCTTCCAATGGCGAGCCGTCGATCGTCCCGTCGCAAGACGTGGTGCTGGGCCTGTACTACACGACCCGCGAACGCATCAACGCCCGTGGCGAGGGCATGATCTTTTCCGATGTCGGCGAGGTGCAGCGCGCCTTTGATGCCGGGCAGGTCGAAGCCGGTACGCGCATCCATGTGCGGCTGACCGAATACACCCGCAACAAGGCGACCGGGGAGCTTGAAGCCAGCACGCAGTTGCGGGATACCACGGCAGGCCGTGCGCTGTTGTCGGAAATTCTCCCCAAGGGGCTGCCTTTTGCGTTGATCAACAAGGCACTGAAGAAGAAAGAAATCTCGCGGCTTATCAACGCCTCGTTTCGCAAGTGCGGACTCAAGGAAACGGTGGTTTTTGCGGATCGGCTGCTGCAATATGGGTTCCGGTTGGCCACCCGCGCGGGCATTTCGATTTCGATCGACGACATGCTCGTCCCCCCGGAAAAGCCTGCCGTCATTGAGCGTGCGGAGATTGAGGTCAAGGAAATTGCCCAGCAGTTCACTTCCGGTCTCGTGACAGCGGGGGAACGCTACAACAAGGTTGTCGATATCTGGGGCAAGGTGGGCGACGAGGTCTCGCGCGTGATGATGGCTCAGCTCTCCAAAGAGATGGTCACTGACCGGCATGGAAAGGTGGTTCCCCAGGAATCCTTCAATTCGATCTACATGATGGCCGACTCCGGAGCACGGGGTTCTGCCGCGCAGATTCGGCAGGTGGCCGGGATGCGGGGGCTGATGGCCAAGCCTGACGGGTCGATCATCGAAACCCCGATCCGCGCCAATTTCCGCGAAGGCCTCAATGTGTTGGAGTACTTCATCTCCACCCACGGTGCGCGCAAGGGGTTGGCCGATACAGCGTTGAAAACCGCCAACTCCGGGTACCTGACTCGCCGTCTGGTCGATGTCACGCAAGACTTGGTCGTCACGCAGGAAGACTGTGGCACGCATGGCGGGTACATCATGCGCGCGGTGATGGAAGGCGGTGAGGTCATCGAATCCTTGCGGGATCGAATTCTGGGCCGCACGGCTGCCGATGACATTCCCCACCCCGAAACGAACGAGGTCCTCGTCGATGCCGGTACCTTGCTCGACGAGGACTGGCTCGACGAACTGGAGGCTGCCGGTGTTGACGAAGTCAAGGTGCGCACGGCGTTGACGTGCGAAACAAGATTTGGTATCTGCGCCAAGTGCTATGGGCGTGACCTGGGGCGCGGGGGCGTGGTCAATCTGGGCGAGGCTGTCGGCGTCATTGCCGCGCAGTCGATCGGGGAACCGGGAACGCAGCTCACCATGCGTACGTTCCACATCGGTGGCGCGGCATCCCGCGCTGCGGTGGCTTCGCGCATCGAATCCAAGTCCGGCGGTACCGTCGGCTTCAACGCGACGATGCGCTATGTGACGAACAACCAGGGTGATCTCGTCGTCATCTCCCGCTCTGGCGAAATACTGATTCATGATGGGCACGGGCGTGAGCGTGAACGGCACAAGGTGCCCTACGGCGCGGTGTTGAGCATCAAGCCCGATGAAAGCGTCAAGGCGGGAGCCGTCCTTGCGACGTGGGATCCACTTACCAGGCCGATCATCACGGAATATGCCGGGCAGGTGCGCTTCGAAAACCTGATCGAAGGCCAGACGCTGGCCAAGCAGGTCGATGAAGTCACCGGGGTGTCTACCCTCGTCGTGATCGACCCCAAGCGCGTCGGTGTAGCGCGGGCGCTGCGTCCGCAAGTCAAGCTGCTCGATGCCGAGGGCAATGAGGTGCGCATCCCCGGTACGGACCACGCCGTGTCGATCGGCTTCCCCGTTGGGGCGTTGTTGCACGTGCGGGACGGACAGGAAGTCGGCCCGGGAACGGTGCTTGCCCGCATCCCCGTGGAAGGGCAGAAAACCCGTGACATTACCGGCGGCTTACCCCGCGTGGCGGAGCTGTTCGAGGCGCGTTCGCCCAAAGACAAAGGTGTGTTGGCCGAGATGACGGGTACCGTGTCCTTTGGCAAGGAGACCAAAGGCAAGCTGCGCTTGCAGATCACCGACCCCGACGGGAAGGTATGGGACATCCTGGTACCGAAGGAAAAGAACATCTTGGTACACGATGGCCAGATCGTCAACAAGGGGGAACTCATCGTCGACGGCCCGGCCGACCCCCAGGACATCCTGCGGCTGTTGGGCGCACAGGAACTGGCGCGCTATATCGTTGACGAGGTGCAAGACGTGTACCGGCTTCAGGGCGTCAAGATCAACGACAAGCACATTGAGGTCATCGTCCGGCAGATGCTGCGGCGTGTTGTCGTCGACAACCCTGGTGAATCGGACTACATCGCCGGCGAACAGGTCGAGCGGTCGGAAATTCTCGATACAAACGATGCCCTGCTTGCAGATAGCAAGATTCCGGCCACATACCACAATGTGTTGCTGGGGATCACCAAGGCCTCGCTGTCGACCGATAGCTTCATCAGTGCGGCGTCCTTCCAGGAGACCACCCGCGTGCTGACCGAAGCTGCCATCATGGGCAAGCGCGACCAACTGCGTGGCCTCAAAGAAAACGTCATCGTCGGTCGGCTGATTCCCGCCGGAACCGGGTTGGCGTATGCCGATGCACGCAAGGTGCGCGAAAAGATGGAAGCCGAAGAGCGCGACGCCATTGCGTTGGCGGAAGCCGAGGAAAAAGACGATTCCGACGCCGATGCAGCAGGCGCAGGCGAACCTGTCTGA
- the rpoB gene encoding DNA-directed RNA polymerase subunit beta, giving the protein MAYSFTERKRIRKNFGSREDVLAIPYLLQMQKEAYTAFLQQDIPPRARAETGLQAAFCNAFPIISHNGYVEMKFEEYTLGKPAFDVRECQTRGLTFASPVRARVKLFVYDREASTQHNKVVKEVKEQEVYMGEVPLMTDKGSFVINGTERVIVSQLHRSPGVFFEHDKGKTHSSGKLLFSARIIPYRGSWLDFEFDPKDILYFRVDRRRKMPVTILLKAIGLDNEGILATFFVNDRIRLLDSGAEIEVVADRLRGELARHDIVDRHGTVIVQKDKRINAKHIRELMQSQTTHLVVPEEVLLGRVLARKVVDPMTGEVIALANEELTETLLKKLRSAQVQELECIYTNELDQGPYISQTLRIDESATTLDARTAIYRMMRPGEPPTEEAVLSLFDRLFYDTNTYDLSRVGRMKFNARMGRPDDKGPMVLTNDDILDVVKLLVDLRNGKGVVDDIDHLGNRRVRCVGELAENQFRVGLARIEKAVKERLGQAEQEPMMPHDLINSKPISAALKEFFGASQLSQFMDQTNPLSEITHKRRVSALGPGGLTRERAGFEVRDVHVTHYGRVCPIETPEGPNIGLINSLALYARLNDYGFIETPYRRVVDGKVTTEIDYLSAIDEGKFIIAQANAALDDDGRLTGDLVSAREAGESVMVTADKVQYMDVSPAQIVSVAASLVPFLEHDDANRALMGANMSRQAVPVLRAEKPFVGTGIERVAAIDSGTVVTARRGGIVDFVDARRVVVRVHDDEAPAGEVGVDIYNLIHYQRSNQNTNIHQRPIVRMGDVLAKGDVIADGASTDLGELALGQNMLIAFMTWNGYNFEDSILISERVVADDRYTSIHIEELVVMARDTKLGPEEITRDIPNLSDYQLNRLDESGIIFVGSEVRPGDTLVGKVTPKGEVSLTPEEKLMRAIFNDKASDVKDTSLRLDQGSQGVVIDVQVFTREGIQRDKRAQQIIEDELRRFRLDLNDQLRIVQNDAFARIERMLLGQPATGGPQKLPRGSKITSEYLASVDRFHWFDIRVTDETLAAQLESVQRSLEQTRLRFDQAFEEKRKKLTQGDELPAGVLKMVKVYVAVKRHLQPGDKMAGRHGNKGVVSKIVPVEDMPYMADGTPCDIVLNPLGVPSRMNVGQVLEVHLGWASKGIGQRIGDLLQAQAGVAEVRKYLDKVYNKTGSKADLDAISDKELLAMAERLTEGVPFASPVFDGASETQIRSMLELGYPKDVAVAKGLTEQRTQAWLYDGRTGDRFERPVTIGYMHYLKLHHLVDDKMHARSTGPYSLVTQQPLGGKAQFGGQRFGEMEVWALEAYGAAYTLQEMLTVKSDDVQGRTKVYESIVKGEHSIQAGMPESFNVLVKEIRSLGLDMELDRS; this is encoded by the coding sequence GCAGAAGGAGGCATACACCGCTTTCTTGCAGCAGGACATCCCCCCCAGGGCGCGTGCGGAGACGGGGCTGCAAGCAGCGTTTTGCAATGCCTTCCCCATCATCTCGCACAACGGCTATGTCGAGATGAAATTCGAGGAATACACCCTCGGCAAGCCAGCATTCGACGTGCGCGAGTGTCAGACTCGTGGATTGACCTTTGCCTCGCCTGTACGGGCACGGGTCAAATTGTTCGTGTACGACAGGGAAGCATCGACCCAACACAACAAGGTCGTCAAAGAAGTCAAGGAGCAAGAGGTCTACATGGGCGAGGTTCCGCTCATGACCGACAAAGGCTCTTTCGTCATCAATGGCACCGAGCGGGTGATCGTCTCGCAGCTCCACCGTTCTCCCGGCGTGTTTTTCGAGCACGACAAGGGCAAAACCCACAGCTCGGGCAAGCTGCTCTTTTCCGCACGGATCATCCCGTACCGGGGTTCGTGGCTGGATTTCGAATTCGACCCCAAGGACATCCTGTATTTCCGGGTGGATCGGCGCCGCAAGATGCCGGTGACCATTCTGCTCAAGGCCATCGGGCTCGACAACGAAGGAATCCTCGCCACCTTTTTTGTCAATGACCGCATTCGCCTGCTCGACAGCGGAGCGGAAATCGAGGTGGTTGCGGATCGGCTGCGCGGGGAATTGGCGCGGCACGACATCGTCGATCGGCACGGCACAGTCATCGTGCAAAAAGACAAGCGGATCAATGCCAAGCACATCCGCGAGCTGATGCAAAGCCAGACTACGCACCTTGTTGTGCCGGAAGAGGTATTGCTTGGGCGGGTTCTGGCGCGGAAAGTGGTGGATCCCATGACTGGCGAGGTCATTGCCTTGGCCAACGAGGAGCTGACCGAAACGCTGCTCAAGAAGTTGCGCAGCGCACAGGTGCAGGAACTGGAATGCATCTACACGAATGAGCTGGATCAAGGGCCGTATATCTCGCAGACCTTGCGTATCGACGAAAGCGCAACCACGCTTGATGCACGCACGGCGATCTATCGCATGATGCGTCCTGGAGAGCCACCGACGGAAGAAGCGGTGCTGTCGTTGTTTGATCGCTTGTTTTACGACACCAACACCTACGACCTATCCCGCGTGGGGCGGATGAAATTCAATGCCCGTATGGGACGCCCCGACGACAAAGGGCCAATGGTGTTGACCAACGATGACATTCTGGACGTTGTCAAATTGCTCGTCGATCTACGCAACGGCAAGGGTGTCGTCGACGACATTGACCATCTGGGCAACCGGCGCGTGCGCTGCGTGGGCGAGCTGGCAGAAAACCAGTTCCGGGTAGGGCTTGCCCGCATCGAAAAAGCCGTCAAGGAAAGGCTGGGTCAGGCGGAGCAGGAACCGATGATGCCGCACGACCTCATCAACAGCAAACCTATCTCTGCGGCGCTCAAGGAGTTTTTCGGGGCATCGCAGTTGTCCCAGTTCATGGATCAGACCAACCCGCTGTCCGAGATCACGCACAAGCGGCGCGTGTCGGCGCTGGGGCCAGGGGGGCTGACGCGGGAGCGGGCAGGGTTTGAAGTGCGGGACGTTCACGTCACCCACTATGGGCGGGTGTGTCCCATCGAAACGCCCGAAGGCCCGAACATCGGCCTGATCAATTCGCTCGCGCTGTATGCACGGCTCAATGACTATGGGTTTATCGAAACTCCATACCGTCGCGTCGTCGATGGCAAGGTGACGACGGAGATCGACTACCTTTCCGCCATTGACGAAGGCAAGTTCATCATTGCGCAGGCCAATGCCGCGCTGGATGACGACGGGCGCCTCACCGGCGATCTGGTTTCCGCACGGGAGGCCGGGGAGTCCGTGATGGTCACTGCGGACAAAGTGCAGTACATGGACGTGTCGCCGGCGCAGATCGTGTCGGTGGCGGCTTCGCTGGTACCGTTCCTGGAGCATGACGATGCGAACCGCGCATTGATGGGCGCGAACATGTCCCGGCAGGCCGTTCCCGTTTTGCGTGCGGAAAAACCCTTCGTAGGCACGGGGATCGAGCGCGTCGCAGCGATTGACTCTGGCACGGTCGTGACTGCGCGCCGGGGGGGCATCGTCGATTTCGTCGATGCGCGTCGCGTCGTGGTTCGTGTCCATGACGACGAGGCTCCCGCAGGGGAAGTCGGTGTCGATATCTACAACCTCATCCACTACCAGCGTTCCAACCAGAATACGAACATCCACCAGCGCCCCATCGTTCGCATGGGAGATGTCTTGGCCAAGGGTGACGTGATCGCAGACGGGGCTTCGACAGACCTTGGAGAGCTTGCCCTGGGGCAGAACATGCTCATCGCGTTCATGACCTGGAACGGGTACAACTTCGAGGACTCGATTCTCATCAGTGAGCGGGTGGTTGCCGACGACCGCTACACCTCGATCCATATCGAGGAACTTGTCGTCATGGCTCGGGACACCAAGCTCGGCCCGGAAGAAATCACGCGGGATATTCCTAACCTCAGCGACTACCAGCTCAATCGCCTTGATGAATCGGGGATCATCTTCGTGGGGTCGGAAGTGCGGCCCGGGGATACTCTCGTCGGCAAGGTGACGCCCAAGGGCGAAGTCAGCCTGACCCCCGAAGAAAAGCTGATGCGGGCGATCTTCAACGACAAGGCCAGCGATGTCAAAGACACCTCGCTGCGTCTGGATCAAGGATCCCAAGGCGTAGTGATCGACGTGCAGGTCTTTACTCGCGAAGGGATTCAGCGCGACAAGCGTGCCCAGCAGATCATCGAAGACGAACTGCGGCGGTTCCGGCTGGATCTGAACGACCAATTGCGGATCGTGCAGAACGATGCCTTTGCCCGGATCGAAAGGATGCTGTTGGGCCAGCCTGCCACGGGAGGGCCGCAAAAACTGCCGCGGGGCAGCAAGATCACCAGTGAGTATCTGGCGTCTGTCGATCGGTTCCACTGGTTCGACATTCGCGTGACCGACGAAACCCTTGCTGCGCAACTCGAAAGTGTCCAGCGCTCGCTGGAGCAGACCCGCTTGCGTTTCGACCAGGCTTTTGAAGAAAAGCGCAAAAAGCTCACGCAGGGCGACGAGCTGCCTGCTGGGGTGCTCAAGATGGTCAAGGTCTACGTTGCAGTCAAACGGCACTTGCAGCCGGGTGACAAGATGGCAGGCCGCCATGGGAACAAGGGCGTGGTATCCAAGATCGTTCCGGTCGAAGATATGCCGTACATGGCCGATGGCACTCCTTGCGACATCGTGCTCAACCCGCTGGGCGTGCCATCGCGGATGAACGTCGGGCAAGTGTTGGAAGTCCACCTCGGGTGGGCCAGCAAGGGCATTGGGCAGCGTATTGGAGACTTGTTGCAAGCGCAAGCCGGCGTAGCAGAGGTACGCAAGTACCTCGATAAGGTCTACAACAAAACGGGGAGCAAGGCTGATCTCGATGCGATTTCCGACAAAGAGCTGTTGGCGATGGCGGAACGGCTCACGGAAGGGGTTCCCTTTGCCAGCCCAGTGTTCGATGGGGCGAGCGAGACGCAGATTCGGTCGATGCTGGAATTGGGGTACCCCAAAGATGTGGCCGTTGCCAAAGGCTTGACGGAGCAACGCACGCAAGCTTGGCTGTATGACGGACGCACGGGGGATCGCTTCGAGCGTCCCGTCACGATCGGGTACATGCACTACCTCAAGTTGCACCACCTTGTCGACGACAAGATGCACGCCCGCTCCACGGGGCCATACAGCCTGGTCACGCAACAACCGCTGGGCGGCAAAGCCCAATTCGGCGGGCAACGTTTCGGGGAAATGGAAGTCTGGGCGTTGGAAGCCTACGGTGCCGCCTACACCTTGCAGGAAATGCTCACCGTGAAGTCCGACGACGTGCAGGGGCGTACCAAGGTCTACGAAAGCATCGTCAAGGGCGAGCATTCGATCCAGGCCGGGATGCCCGAGTCGTTCAACGTCCTCGTCAAGGAAATTCGTTCCCTGGGCCTGGATATGGAACTCGACCGTTCCTGA
- the rsmB gene encoding 16S rRNA (cytosine(967)-C(5))-methyltransferase RsmB, whose protein sequence is MTAGAPAQRGVPLWQLLCPVTDIVAGVLAGQSYAVLADRVAPPLRAGAQALSFTVLRGWGRARALRGLLAPGTPPPLVDALLCSALALLWEGTSYPAHTVVDQCVRCARSRRATQHQAGFVNACLRQFLRRREALQSQTEEVETACWNHPQWWIDLLRQDWPQHWQALLHASVRPAPMVLRRNRRRIDQPSFLASLQALGIDAHPAGDAAVVLDAHQPVVGLPGFGKGWFSVQDLGAQRAIPLLLQGDFHPRRVLDACAAPGGKTTHLLEWLDAEVMALDIDPQRCARVRDNLDRLGLHATVLCADALDPTAWWNGQPFDAIMLDAPCTGSGVVRRHPDIPWLKRLQDVQTLSQVQACLLDALWPLLRPGGRLLYATCSVFRAEGSDRIDAFVATHPDACPMPAPGHWLPGVPSSMQSWGDDMAALNDAPWGHDGFFYAVLRKVAQGAGA, encoded by the coding sequence ATGACCGCAGGCGCCCCCGCGCAGCGAGGCGTGCCGCTGTGGCAGTTGCTGTGTCCGGTGACGGACATCGTTGCCGGGGTGCTTGCGGGGCAGTCCTACGCTGTGTTAGCAGATCGTGTGGCACCGCCGTTGCGTGCCGGTGCGCAAGCGTTGTCTTTCACAGTGCTGCGGGGCTGGGGACGTGCCCGGGCGCTGCGTGGCCTGCTTGCGCCGGGCACCCCTCCGCCTTTGGTCGATGCCTTGCTATGCAGTGCGTTAGCCCTGCTTTGGGAAGGCACGTCGTACCCGGCGCACACGGTCGTCGATCAGTGCGTGCGCTGTGCGCGCAGCCGCCGCGCCACGCAGCATCAAGCGGGGTTCGTCAATGCCTGTTTGCGCCAGTTCCTGCGTCGGCGCGAGGCACTGCAATCGCAGACCGAGGAAGTCGAGACTGCTTGCTGGAACCATCCCCAGTGGTGGATCGATTTGCTTCGGCAAGATTGGCCGCAGCACTGGCAGGCTCTCTTGCATGCATCTGTGCGGCCTGCGCCGATGGTGTTGCGCAGGAATCGTCGCCGCATCGATCAACCCTCCTTTCTTGCATCGTTGCAAGCGCTGGGGATCGACGCCCACCCTGCGGGGGACGCTGCCGTCGTACTGGATGCTCACCAGCCCGTAGTAGGGTTGCCGGGCTTTGGGAAAGGGTGGTTTTCCGTACAAGACTTGGGTGCGCAACGGGCAATTCCGCTGCTGCTGCAAGGGGATTTCCATCCCAGGCGTGTGCTCGATGCTTGCGCCGCCCCCGGGGGAAAAACGACGCATCTGCTCGAATGGCTGGATGCCGAGGTGATGGCCCTCGACATCGACCCCCAACGATGCGCCCGCGTTCGGGACAACCTGGACAGGTTGGGGCTGCATGCAACGGTGTTATGCGCCGATGCCCTCGACCCTACAGCATGGTGGAATGGCCAGCCTTTCGATGCCATCATGCTGGACGCGCCGTGTACGGGTTCCGGGGTCGTGCGCAGACACCCGGATATCCCTTGGCTCAAGCGATTGCAGGATGTGCAGACTTTGTCGCAAGTGCAGGCGTGTCTGCTGGATGCACTGTGGCCGCTGTTGCGACCGGGGGGGCGGTTGCTGTACGCGACGTGCTCGGTTTTTCGTGCCGAAGGCAGTGACCGGATCGATGCTTTCGTTGCCACGCACCCCGATGCATGCCCTATGCCTGCGCCGGGGCATTGGCTTCCCGGCGTTCCTTCATCCATGCAGTCGTGGGGCGACGATATGGCTGCGTTGAACGATGCCCCATGGGGTCACGATGGATTTTTTTATGCTGTGCTGCGGAAGGTGGCGCAAGGTGCTGGGGCTTGA
- a CDS encoding DUF4390 domain-containing protein codes for MDFFMLCCGRWRKVLGLEPSLCAWAWLWGRLGRWGCAAMLAGCAAVSLAQASSSPSPQVQPCSITLDRHQEGLWLSAQLRFELSAPIVDALQRGIAVFFVARAQVRQYRWYWSDPIVAEAMRYYRLAYQPLTNRWKVHLGFGEINDPALGSSISQSFDTLADALAMIRNIPRWKIAEGAALSDTARYDVAFQFDLDTTQLPRPLQIGTLGTSDWDISLYATRSLASQP; via the coding sequence ATGGATTTTTTTATGCTGTGCTGCGGAAGGTGGCGCAAGGTGCTGGGGCTTGAGCCTTCGCTGTGCGCCTGGGCCTGGCTATGGGGGCGATTGGGGCGGTGGGGGTGCGCTGCCATGCTGGCTGGGTGCGCTGCTGTCTCGTTGGCACAAGCGTCCTCCTCCCCGTCCCCACAGGTACAACCGTGCTCCATCACGCTGGATCGGCACCAGGAAGGGTTATGGCTGTCCGCGCAGCTTCGCTTCGAGTTGTCTGCGCCCATCGTCGATGCACTCCAGCGTGGCATCGCAGTGTTCTTCGTCGCCCGTGCGCAAGTGCGCCAGTACCGGTGGTATTGGAGCGACCCCATCGTGGCCGAGGCCATGCGTTACTACCGGTTGGCGTATCAGCCGCTCACCAATCGTTGGAAGGTCCACCTGGGCTTTGGGGAAATCAACGATCCGGCGCTGGGTTCTTCGATCAGCCAAAGCTTCGATACCTTGGCGGATGCGCTGGCCATGATCCGCAACATCCCCAGGTGGAAGATCGCCGAAGGGGCCGCGCTGTCGGATACAGCCAGATACGACGTCGCTTTCCAATTTGATTTGGACACCACCCAGCTTCCGAGGCCGCTGCAAATCGGCACCTTAGGAACGTCGGACTGGGACATTTCGCTCTACGCCACGCGTTCGCTTGCGTCGCAGCCTTGA